A portion of the Blastopirellula sediminis genome contains these proteins:
- a CDS encoding serine hydrolase domain-containing protein, with protein MLLSRTLSLVIAMPLFCATCTSVFGQWPVDEAKLTATVEGMMQEKAIPGVVVLIRKGDQEWLKAFGVADLKTKAPMQTDMAFRIGSNTKTMTGVVILQLVQEGKLKLDDKVSKFFQDVPQGDEITIADLLSMRSGIPTYSELKSFNQTMDQQPQRVFAPQELIQIGIEQKPLFKPGTAYDYSNTNTVMLGVIAEKLTGMPLEKAFQERIFAPLKLTRTSLPALSDNQLPPPFSHGYLFGTNENPVLPEDQQKEALAGKLLPSDHTNDNPSWGWAAGAGISTAKDLATYVEALVGGKLLSPEMHKTQMESFRPAQPDNPQGPSYGLGIAKLGPMLGHDGSLPGYQSFMGHDPKTGVTLIVLCNLQSDPAGHETAITMARTLVEGK; from the coding sequence ATGCTTCTTTCGCGCACGCTCTCGCTCGTGATCGCCATGCCGCTTTTCTGTGCGACCTGCACCAGCGTCTTTGGCCAGTGGCCGGTCGATGAAGCGAAATTGACGGCGACGGTCGAGGGGATGATGCAAGAGAAGGCCATCCCCGGCGTCGTCGTGCTGATCCGCAAAGGGGATCAGGAGTGGCTCAAGGCGTTTGGCGTCGCTGATCTGAAAACGAAGGCGCCGATGCAAACCGACATGGCGTTTCGGATTGGTTCCAATACCAAGACCATGACCGGCGTCGTGATCTTGCAATTGGTGCAGGAAGGGAAGCTCAAACTCGACGACAAGGTTTCGAAGTTCTTCCAAGACGTCCCGCAAGGAGATGAGATCACGATCGCCGATCTCCTCTCGATGCGGAGCGGCATTCCGACTTACAGCGAACTGAAGTCCTTCAATCAGACGATGGATCAGCAGCCGCAGCGCGTCTTCGCCCCGCAAGAGCTGATTCAAATCGGCATCGAGCAGAAGCCGCTCTTCAAGCCTGGAACGGCCTACGACTATTCGAATACCAATACGGTGATGCTGGGCGTGATCGCTGAGAAATTGACCGGCATGCCGCTCGAAAAAGCGTTTCAGGAGCGGATCTTCGCCCCGCTCAAGTTGACCCGAACCTCGCTACCGGCCCTGAGCGACAACCAACTGCCGCCGCCGTTTTCCCACGGCTATTTGTTTGGCACGAACGAAAACCCCGTCTTGCCGGAAGATCAGCAAAAAGAGGCGCTCGCCGGCAAGCTTCTGCCAAGCGACCACACCAACGACAATCCGTCGTGGGGCTGGGCGGCCGGCGCCGGAATCTCGACCGCCAAAGACCTGGCGACCTACGTCGAAGCGCTGGTCGGCGGCAAGCTGCTCTCTCCGGAAATGCACAAAACGCAAATGGAGAGCTTTCGACCTGCCCAGCCCGACAACCCGCAAGGTCCTTCCTACGGTCTCGGGATCGCCAAGCTCGGGCCGATGCTCGGCCACGACGGTTCGCTCCCTGGCTACCAATCGTTCATGGGGCACGACCCCAAGACCGGCGTCACCCTGATCGTCCTCTGTAATCTGCAATCGGACCCCGCTGGGCACGAAACGGCGATCACCATGGCGCGAACGCTCGTCGAAGGGAAGTAG